The Salarias fasciatus chromosome 12, fSalaFa1.1, whole genome shotgun sequence DNA segment GTGCAATGCATTCTTGGTAAAATGCATTTGAGTAAGTGGTCTGCCGCACCCCTTTCTCCATCATGActttttcttcctgctgctcaaggggaaaaatatatatttcagtaAAGTGACCCATGAGGATTTGTGTGGAAGGAGGAGCCCCCTCTTGACAAGAAATTAAAGCACATTGTGCCCCCCAACACAAACAGTTGGTGTGATTTTGCTGTCAGGTGGGATGTATTCCAATCTCAGTCTTGAGAGTTGAGTTGTCATTTCCTTCCAAGTGCTGAAGGGCGAAATAACCCAAGAAATCTGCTTTTCTCCAAACGATGAGTGAGCAGCTCACATGGCAGCTCCTCATCTATggtttgtttgagtgtgttcgtGTGAATCCATGAGAATAAATGATCACTTCAATACTTCTGCAGTAGCTGGAAAAAGTATAAAATTGAAGTTCATTTATTATGCAAATGCAAGCGCAGCTCTCAGCTGCTGGTGCAGCAGGTTCCGTTGCCGACGCCTCCAAGATATACGGtgaatggattttatttatgcAGTGCATTTAACCGCTTCAGCAGTCTTGGTGTGCTTTGCATTCACacatggtgacagaggtccTGCAAGATGCTTGCGTGCCATTGGGACCAACTTAGGTGTCAGTGTCTTGTCCAAGGACGTGTTGACCCATCGGCACCGAATCGACCTGACTACTAGCTTTGTGACTGGAAGGTGATCGTGCCCTAACTACTGAGCCACAGCTCTCCGCGAGGCCTTTCAGTGTGAACGGTACACCAATGAATTTAAGATCCTGACGGAGCTCGTGGAAGAGAAACGGGGTCGCTGCAAATTTCAAAGACTGTGTGTCcaactttttttcaacatgCCTCAATGCTTTTAGGTCTGGTGAAGATTGCCAGCAGCCTGGGAGTCCGACTCCTGCCTCCCAGAAAGAAGATCATTGTGATGATAATGGGCAACCACTCTGCAGGAAAGAGCTCCTTCATTAACTGGTAATATATCTTACTGAATGTTCTCCACCAGCGTCATGTTGACCATCACATGCCCGGCTAGATGTGCGAAAGAGTTTGCCAGTAGGCAAGAACATTTTTGCCAAATTcacatgactttttttctttaaaggtttTGGTTTGAAAGCAGGTCATCAGTTTATTCTAGTTCAGACACATAAAagcaatttaagaaaaaaatcttaacGTGTAGTCTTATTTTGTTGCAGTGTAGGCAGATAATCTGCTGTGGTGCTGTGTTTTgcattgctttatttatttcaagcaTTCAAGAAAATACCTGAGCTCAGAATTCAAAATTTAAATCTGTTCATTCGGCCTGGAGAAGAAAGTGGGAAGAACAAAAACGTATTCAATCCCACCCCCATTTCACCCCCATTAATAACATCAACATTAACAAGTAAAAATGGATGGTAGTGCAGATTCATAGAGATTCATAGAGAGAACTGAACCGAaaggaaagaaactgaaatcaaAGTATTTCTGACTGCTTGTTTTATCACCGTGTAGTTTGGTTTAATCTGTTAATCTGTGACCCCACATGTTTTTACACTGCAGCAACTGCAGATTGGTTCAATCATTCAGAAATATTCAGTCATTTCTTAGAATCTGATAGATATAGCTCTTGTTTTTATAGTTTTTGTCACTTTCACTGTGGGAGCTGTTTGATGTGATTGGATTAGTGTTtgcacaacttttttttaaatccctgaatGCTAAGAGATTTTGGAATCCCTGGTATTTAGGATTTCTCAAGCTATTTAACCATAACTATGTCAAAATATGTTTCAGAGTGAAAGAACAGGGTTGAGTataaaatgcttattttcacAGGCACCCTGCAGGCTTGCTTTGGTTATATGTATATTCCAATAAATTACATTGAAATTGAAAACGAAAATCAAATGAATTTTGTTTATTATATCACTTCATCCAAAATAATagcaatatttattttccaaatgGGTGGATTTTCTGGATTTTGCCTCCTTAGCATCATTGAAAATAAGTATCTTTTTTGGAGAGCAGAAGAAATATTGATAGCTATTTTTCTTAATTGCCTTTGAAATTGTGACTATCTATTGTTAGTATTCCTACAAAAGAAAAGTAGCAGATGTTTTAGGTTTTGTGTTGTGACCCATGCAGTCTTGACTCTATGAATATATATTGTAAGCACATGGCATCTCTTTCCCTCGCCGTAGGTATGCGGAGGAGCACATACAGAAAACAGGCGTGGCCATTGAAACGCAGGGATTTACATTCATCACAAGTGGTCGTAAAAGAGAATCACTGACGGTAAGAACAGCAAGGCACAACACTgcaaagtgattttttttgttaagtgGTAACCAGAATAAGAAGTTATAATGAAAATTGGTCATTTCTGCATCAGAATTAACTCTAGAAAGCGGTAAAGAGATCCATATGATGAAAGGCCCACGTGAAAGGTGCTCCCTCAGTCGGTGGTGATTTCTCATCCTGTATGCTGCTCCTGTGAGAGGCTGTGTTGTgtgtacacgcacacacgcgcacacacacacacacacacacacgtgcacacagacTCATCTTTGCAGCACATAAACGGGCTCAGGAGACacttgtctctctctgtcctctctcatcttttccctctctttctgtgttCATATCCTGCTGTGGTgaaggtgatgaagatgaaTAATATATTTGCAGCAGAGGACTGCAGAGTGGATGGATTATTTCCTCTGTACAGGAAGAGCTCAGGCAGGCTTACAGACTTTcagcacagcagctgctttaaGAACTGACTGCAAAGTGCTATGAAGAGAGAGGAATGTGTTGTAGTGGGTTGGTTAGAAAGAAATCCAGATTTGCATTTGTCTTGTTagtgtttttctcatttcttctctctcttttgatTTCTTGTTCAGGGGAATGCAACGCTACATCTCTACCCTCACTTTCGGCCAATCCTGGAGTTTAAAGGTAAGacttttgtttcctgtttgcatCAAAAAAACTGTAATTGGTTTctgaaaattgcatttttacAAGTAAAGTTTGCAAAATTGAACTACAGTGCCACTTTTACAAAAGAATTGGCTCGTGTATGCATTCTTCATTTAAATGAAGGTTCTTGAGCTGTAGTTCTAAGCAGGTTCATGGCTTTATCTTCATAAAAATACAGTTAATATCGTGCAATTAGAAAAATGCAGTGGTTTCTTTCTATTTTGTTGATGTGGCCATTTGGTGGCATTGTGGtgggaaaaacatcaaaaagagAACAGCAGCGATGAAGTGGTGAGACGTGCTGGAGCAGCGGGGAGATGCAGCGCCGGTCCAGCAGCAGTACAGAAACAGGGAGCAGGAGATGAATGTAATCATGAACTGCAGACGGCGATGGGTCCCTTTGAGGTTGGAGATAATGCTCCGCTGTGCAGCACATGAATATTTTCTTCTGGAGGCTGATAAGCAAATGTCACAAACTCATTGCGAGCTAAAGAAGAAGGTGTTCTGCCATTTCAGCCAAAGCAAAATGAATTCATATCTCATCCATCGTATTATTAGAAAGGCTGGTCGCGGTGGTCGTGAggtatttttttgtatttctgctCATGGGAgatcaggagtgtgtgttgcaCGTTTTGGGTTGAGTTTCTTTACCTTGATGACTCAACACTGACTCATCAACCTGGATGTAACGGTGAATGCATCAAAGCCGACTCCCGCTTTTCATGACATGATGAAGAGACACTGACAGTAAAGGGAAAATGCGTTTTTTAGCGATTTATTGTTTCAAGACGTTTCCTTTCAGATCAGTCTATCAGCTGTGGTACAGCTGCCGTGAGTGTGGTGGTCGTGCAGAAGGTCTGGGTGTGCCCTGCTGGCTgtgagtgggggtgggggtgtgtgtgtgtgtgtgtgtgtatgttgacAGGCAGCGTgcagagagtgagggttcaCTGGGTGCGGACTGGAGCGCTCACAGTATGGCGTATGAGTCACACGCCCCATCGACAGCAGTGCAGCGTagtcaggaggagctgctgagaaaTGTCACAGCCATTAGAGACGGCACAGCCCCGAcgccggcagcagcagctccgctcGGCAGGCCCGAGCACGGCTCGGctctggctttctgctgctggaatACAAGCtggcgtttttttttgtttttttttttatcacaactTCATCACAGCCTCTGGAATCATACTGAATATGGCATCTGTTTACCTGTGTGGCCACGACTGAGGATGACTCATCAGAAAAGCAGAATATATCCTTATGAAGGAGCAACACttgattgatgtttttttttttttgttttttttgttttgttctttcttcttttttgagaAATGCTTGGAAATAATATTTCATGTTGATTGTTAAGCAGTTTAAGGATTTTTCAACCTGTTGTGAAGAGTTTAGACGACGTGCTGCGTGGaaattctctctctgtcacaggTCAAATGTATTAATGACTGTTTGCAAATGTTTgcttgtgtaattttttttgtttgctcattttcattgtgtgttcGCATCGTCTCGACTTGGTTGATGTAACATGTTTTGCAGCCTTTGCCCTTTTTCATAACCCTGTTGGTTTCAGTCAGTTTAGGAACTTACTGTCTCATctacttttctcttttttttgtcttctgatGAAATCGATCATCATGTCTGTCAGATGCGTGCATGTGCATCTCTTTGCCGTACAAACCAGCATAATTCTAGAGATCCAGCAAGAAGCTGCTTGATGATATTGGCACActtgatttcagtttttctttttttttttttttttgcacaacagGACTTCCTCCACACTTTGGAGTCGTGTGATAGGAGGTATTGACGTTCTTGTCGTGCTGATGTAAGAGAAACACAAGAGAGCGAATGCTAATGTGCAGCAGCCCATTCGCTCGCTGCGCCACAAGGATGTGATTTGTGTTTGCTGTTAACACCTGCCTCCCCGTGTGGAGCACGGGCTGCAGCGTATGTTCGCGTGGAGGCAGGATGGCGGCGGCGTGTCTCGATAGTGATCCTGTTTGAAGAGGGGAGGGTGGCGGGATATCATGACCTCCCAGTGCGTTGCCTCACAGTCGTTCTTCACTGGCTAGCTTTATGTCCCACGCCCCAAGCTAAAGCTGCCAGTTGAAGAGCTGTTGTGTGTAACCATGACAACAGACCTCTTTGCGTAGTGGACAGTGAGACGGTTGACGTCTTGAACGCGTCTCTGTTTTGTGACGGCTGTGTTCTCCTGGTGTTTCGGGCGAGGCCGCTGCTGCTTAGGGCATCGTCAGAGATGACGTTGACTTTGATGTGAGATTATCCTGCATCCATGAGCGTCGATAGCAAAATCATACAGACaggttgattaaaaaaaaaaactgagcctTGAAGTAGAAAAAGTTGACCTCTCAGGTTTTGATGCTGACGCCTTGGACCTCCCTCAGGTTTGCAGGTATCGACTGCACTGCGGCTCGTACAGGCACATAATAATCCAGTCAttagaggcggcggcggcggcggcggcggtggcagcggcggcggcgccctgcAGAGACTCAACTTTTTGAACACGGTCTTTGTCCCTGTGGATTCAGCTGGAAGGAAGCACAAAGAGTGTGTGTATTCCCCCAGGTGTCCTGGACTACCTGTCTGCTGAGATCTCCACCTCCAAGCAGAAGAAGTTCAGCCTGGTCACATTCGTGGACACTCCCGGCTTGGTGGACGGGGACATGGTCTACCCTTTTGACGTCAACAGCGCCATCACCTGGTTGGGTAGGTCTACAGCCTCGCATGCAGAGAAAGTGGCCATGAAGTGAAGGTCACCTTACAGACCCATCGCTTCAACAAATACATCATATTCATGCTTGAATTGTGcatttttcaattaaatttttatttttcacctgCCTAGCTATCACCGTCGCACAAGCAGCAGATTCATTACGCAGCTGTTCTGTGAATCCGACTGATTTCTTTTTATGTGCAGGAGAACAGGCAGACCTCGTGTTTGTGTTCTTCGATCCAATGGGCCAAGCGCTGTGCAAACGTACGCTCAACATCGTGGAGAAGCTGAGTGAAAAATGTGGAGACAAACTGTTGTTCTACCTCAGCAAGGCAGACGAAGCCGGGAGGGAAACGGACAGACAGGTGGGTTCACTTCATTTAAAGATTAcatctttttttgcatttgataAAGATAAATCATGTTAAATCCcccctattttttttctttttgtcagaGAGTGATGATGCAGATCGTTCAGGAACTGTGCCGCCGTCCAGGACTCAATAAATGTGGTTTCGAGATGCCGACAATATACATCCCCAACCCACAGCGGGTAAAACTCGGTTTCAAACCAAACTAGATTGATCTGCGTGTTTCTTTTACAGCTTTATGCTTTCATTTGTAAATTTCCGTTCCACACAAACTGCTGAATCAGCAACAATGTGGTCCTGAAGACGCCCCCAGCAGTGGTCTGGCTCTGCTTGTAGTGAGTTTGTAGCAGTGATTGTCCTcggctgcattttcattttgggcCTGAATTTAAAGCTTCTGCCATCCTTGAGTCGAACAACCagtgattgattttattttattttttttttttaatgtaaattagTTTTTTTGCTGATGGCTTGGACCTGATGATTCATGCTGAAATATGACGGCTGAGAGAGACTCCTCCACCGGCTGCGGGGGGGAGGGCAGGGGTCGTAAACCCTTTACTTTGATCAGGTGGCGGGCCGGTCGTGAGTTATTGCTGCACCATCTTGTGATCTACAACCACAAAGCTCTCTTCCGCATGGTGGATTTGTACGTCCCTCCAGACACTCAATTTATTATTGCTGAGCAAGTGAAGCCTGTCTTCCTGCAAAGTGCACAAGGCTGTCAGTCACAGGTCCCTCAGGGTTTGTCGTGGAAGTTTCCAGGCTTCTCCTTTTTTGACACgcacacagtgttttttttttttttttttcctttctccatTTCAGAACAGTTGCATTTACATATCTGTTGTCTTGTTCAGCCGAGCAGATGCGTGAACCAGATTGATGGGGTTTGTGAGACCATAGAGAAGACCATCAATCAGGCTGTTCAGAAGACTCTCAACCAGCTGGAGAAAGACTGCGATCTTATTTGTTCCACCATCAACTCCAAACTGGAGCAGGACAGGTATAACCTCTTTAAAGCCAGCGCACGGTGTGTTCAGTGAAGATGAACCCTCCAATGCAAAttaacaggaaaaagaaacgACGTCTGATCAGCTGTGGTGTTGAATATTCCTGTTGTTGTGCGCGCAGGGCCGACGTGAAGTACAACAAAAGTGTTCGCCTTCACTCGCTCCTGTGCGGGGCTCTGGGTGCCGTTCTGCCCGTCTTCTTCATCCTCAGTTTTATCGTGAGCACTTTCTCCAAAGAGCAGCTGGACGAGCTCCTAGGCGAGGGTCCGGCTCGCGTCCTCGTTATTTTCACAGTAAGTCTCGGCAGCGACATCTTTTTCAACTCTGGAGCAAGAAATCAATATATGTTTGCCAAATAAACATTGTGCTTTTTTAAATGCTTCTCGCAGGGAATAGTGATGTATTTGTGGGACTGGGTTCCAGAAGATGGACAAGTGGTATTTGTGATCATCTTTGGTGCTTCCTGTTACCTCCTGCTATTCCTGGCTAAGTATTTTGCAGGGTAAGTGTTGCAAGTTTCAAGACAAGTGAAAATCACGTTGGTTGAACAATAGAAAGTAGTGTTTTGTTCGGTGGATAAAACAGCCTCTCACAGAGCTTGAACCATATTTATGACCTCAAACTGTCACGCTAGTAGTTTTCCTCCTTGAATATTGCACTTCccaatgtttttcacattttgaaacattatttttaatggACTTCTGGATGCACAGACAATAAAAAGCATATCTCTTCTTtcgctgtttttctttatatatttaGAGATTCTTTGTTGTCTTCAACTGTGATCCCTGTTATATTCATGGTTTTGTACTGAAGCTGATTTCATCGTTTTGACATTAGTCCTTATTATATTTCTAATAAATTCAGATGTGTAATTCACTGAAAAAAGTCCTCACTCGAAAAGGAATTTACCTGAAACCCAGATTTTCACTGACATGCATTGTCTGTCATTGAATTGttcgtgtttgtgtttccatcgTCAGCCAGAGGAATAAAACTCTGACcaagaaagagaagaggacGATGGCAGAATACAGCGATTATATCCAGGATATCGTCAAAACTAAGAAGGTTTGAGTCACTTGATCCTTTTTCTGTGTAGCAAGCTGACtttccatctttctttttttttaaatagaagcaataaatgaatatttatggatttttttttcagtgtgaagaACAATAATGTCCCTCTCtattttattgttgctttttggGGATACgggtttttgtcttttctaaCAAGCCTGGTTTTATGAGGCTAAACTTTCCGTGTTGCCTAATggcaaaaaagaggaaaaaaggttTTTATAGTTGAAGTGTTTATCTGTCAGGATTGTGAATCTCTCACGGTTTTGTTTTCCAGGCTAAACTGTACGAGTGGTACCTCCAGCAGTGTGCAGCGGAATACGACCTCTGATCTCCGGATTCATCTCTGACAGTTTAAAGTTGAACAGCATTGCCACGAGGTTCTTGTGAAATCGGGGATAATCGTTTTGCAAAGTGTTTTCCACACCGTTAATCGTCctccaaatgattttttttttctcttctcagtgGCACTTTGTAACCTCTTATGCATCAGGCATCACTGCCAACATCTCTAATCTCAGCAGCTGATTTAATTAAAAGTGCCTTTGATAACAGCACAGGCTGTGATTGTAGCTGTTATGAAGAAAATTTCATAATGTGACTGGACTTCCTTCCTCATCGGTTTTCATAGCACATAGTTAAAAACGATACAGAAAGGACTGACGTGTTTACAAATGAACTTAAAGCTGCTAAAGCTGCCAGCAAATCTATTTCTCTTCAAAGTTTGCTCTCGTTTTGTGACTGTTCCACAGAATGTCTTTTCATACTGTCTCTCAGCAATAACTACAATAATCAATTCTTTACGAGTACCTCGGCATTAAACCTGGAAAAAAAGGTAATATTTTTACACTTTCTATAAACTCCAGAGCTGCAAACGTCCTCTTACCTCCAAAGAGACTGTCTTAGTCCTagtttttccttattttttatCTGCATTTAGATATTTTTATAGAGAAAGCATTGTAATGTGATATTTGTATAAACCACCAGACTGTTGGTTCGGGTACTTTAATGCAACAATGAAGTCAAACCAGTGAGCATCTCATGTCAATAAGCTCCAAGTCGTGACGCCATATAAAACCTTCACTCCAGTGTTGATGTCGGTCGGTGGTTTTCAAAGTTTGGGTTGGGCTTAACCTGAGGAGCAGCACAGAGCTTTGGGTGATGGAGGTCACGGGGATGCCTTTTCCCCGCAAAACTCACGGTGAAAGAATGATTTGACAGCTGCCGACGACTTGTAAGGACTAATAGGATTTCAAAATTAAAGGCATCATGTAACAtaaaaagtgatatttttatTGCATACGCACACTGTCGTCAATAATATCTTGTGTTAACAGTGGAGGGGATCAGCTGGTTGAAGCTCATTCATCCTCCCaaactttgaaaacccctggtGCAGGTGTATTTATTAGTGTCAGTAGATGTCTGCAGGtgagtgtcttttttttgttttgttttggatctCCTGAGAATGCACTGATCCAACATACCTCAGGCCAGATTTATTGCTGTGACTGATCTCTTAAGCTTCAGTTTTTGTGCCGTCGTTGCTTTGTTATTGTTCATTTTCTCTATCAGATGTGTTAATTTAGTTTTATTGGGTTTGATTTTATCAGACTAGCGAGATGTTCCAGTCTAGGAATTTGtacctttttgtttcttttaaatcagttgCAGCTTTAAACGTGGGATTAGTGCATCTCGACTTTTCCAAATGTTAGAAAAATCTCACCGGGCTGTTTGCAATCTGTAACTCATTTAGTTTcttgtgtgtccgtgtgtgttaATTTCCTGTCGGATATTGCTCTCATCCAGCTGTtgaatgaaacatttcatttgcCAATATGTGAAACTCTGGATTATtccaaaaaaattttttttttttattgtgagaaACCTGGACTCATCTGAACTGTATGAAGATGTTTTTAACAGTTCTGATCTAGGAATGAATTCAATCTGAACCTGCAAACTGTGTTTAGTCACTCctttgaaaataaactttttcaaTTGACTTTGAtcgtttttaatcttttgtggTTGATGAagttaaaaatacacacacacacacacacaactgagtTATTGTTGGAAGagttttatttcaaagtttAGTTATAAAAATGCCAGTCCAGACTCTTCTGTAGGAAGAACAATGCTTATTTTATTTGCCGCATTGACCTACAAGCTCAAATATTTTGGGATATTCAGAACATCAGGATAAAATCAAACCTGCTTCATACCCTCAAACACACTGCAAGCATCTGTGATGGAAAACAAGTGAAATTAAAAGAACTGCAAAACATGAGAGCAACAGTTCTGCTGGTAGAAAAGGATCGGTAAGCCcaggcccaaaaaaaaaaaaaaaacctcagttcCCTGAGTTAGTAACCAAAACGAGTCCCTACAGAGGTGACGGCTATCAGAATGACCTTAAAGCTACTGCTGCATTCACGCGGATGAGTTATATTGCTTtgttagaaaaacacacatcaatCTACTGAGCAAGCACTAGAGTGAGATTAAAACATGACAAGAATTTAGGACGTGCACTCTACTAGCAAAATGACCAAAACGAACAGGAACGTAGTAAAAATTGTAATTAATCACAAAttaaagctgtgtgtttgtgtgttagtGAGTCAGTTAAAGCTGCATTCAGGGTTTTTCTGAGGAGATAACGCACTTTGTTGCGGATTTAAGCTTTGTTATTGCCACGACACTAAACAAAATGTCTCGTTTTGGGCTTGTTTTTTGAATGTATACCACatatacatacaaaaaacatgTATACCATGCAGATTTTGAAGTCCATGTGGACACATAACAGCAAAGTCTGTTATTTAACTGAAACTGTATTTCCTTACTTATTACAGTACATTCACGATTATAACTATATACATTGTTATTTGTACAAAAATGTCAATGCCCATCCCTGGCTTCTTATAAACAAAAGTGTACAGGTAGATACATCTGGCAGCAGCCTGGAGGCTGAATCCAATATTGCTTTGTTGTAAAACATTGTCAATAAAGTCCTGCCAACACACCGATTCAGTATCTTCAAACTGTGGATTGCTCCGTTTTCCACGTCGAGGAGTCTCTCAGGAATTACAGCGAGTTTCTGTGTTGTCCTCAGGAAAGTGTGTTTCAGACAGACACAGTcatgtcctgtgtgtgtgtgtgtgtgtgtttgtgtgtgcacaaTTAGACTGGAATAGCTGCTCAGTGTCTCAGCACCACAAGTGTCCATATTGACGCGTCCAGTGAATGTTGGGTTTGTCCTTTGGGATCTTCGGATGCGAAGTCATTGGGAGCCTTTGTCAATCAACCAAGAAATGTCTCCAGTCCTGCAACACCAAATCCAgggatcaaacacacacattacacattCCTCACATCAAATCTGCAGCGTCCTATAAACGATCATCATGTGAGgaacacaaagaaaagcatGAGGGTTTTCCGTACTTGCCAAGCCGAGCTAACATCCTTCAAATTGTGCGAGTGCATTATTAGAGATGAGAGATACAAGAGACATGAGGAATACAGCAGTCATTTTATAACAAGCGTCTGGAAATTCATTCTGATTGTTTCAATGATGGTGTCATGGTAGACCTCAACTCTTTAAATGATCAGCTAGACCACTTTAGAGGGGGGATCGATTGGTTACAATCAATGTATATGTTGAAAGCTGGAAACCAAAACATACATGAACATATCAGAGCAATATATGAAAGATGGAACAGATTTTACTGCAAGTATAAAGAAGCATTTCGTGTTTATTGAAGTTAATATCAGGTGTAAGAAGGGCTGAGCAAATTGCAAGATTGCTTTTTTTAAGCAATTGGTTGTACAAAACTTTTAAAAGAAGA contains these protein-coding regions:
- the LOC115397853 gene encoding uncharacterized protein LOC115397853 — its product is MSGKKSRSVANPLESAITTPSERILKECHSLYVDSDHGLVKIASSLGVRLLPPRKKIIVMIMGNHSAGKSSFINWYAEEHIQKTGVAIETQGFTFITSGRKRESLTGNATLHLYPHFRPILEFKGVLDYLSAEISTSKQKKFSLVTFVDTPGLVDGDMVYPFDVNSAITWLGEQADLVFVFFDPMGQALCKRTLNIVEKLSEKCGDKLLFYLSKADEAGRETDRQRVMMQIVQELCRRPGLNKCGFEMPTIYIPNPQRPSRCVNQIDGVCETIEKTINQAVQKTLNQLEKDCDLICSTINSKLEQDRADVKYNKSVRLHSLLCGALGAVLPVFFILSFIVSTFSKEQLDELLGEGPARVLVIFTGIVMYLWDWVPEDGQVVFVIIFGASCYLLLFLAKYFAGQRNKTLTKKEKRTMAEYSDYIQDIVKTKKAKLYEWYLQQCAAEYDL